In uncultured Methanobrevibacter sp., the DNA window GCATGATTCAATTGGGCTATTGCAAAACAGTTTTCCTTGTGAATGGCATCTGTCAGTTTTTTAAAGCTGTCTATAACGGAATCATCTGCCATGGAAAGTTGTCTTTGACTTGACTTGCCTTCTAAAGATATATAAGCATGTTCTGTAATTATAAGGCCAGTATATTCCGCTCTTTTCTTGTAGTAATCAATCAGTTCATCACTTGGCTTTCCTTCAATGCTCGCTTCCCTTGCCATAGGAGGCATAACTATACGATTTTTAAGGCAAATGTTTTTCAATTCTAATTTTTTTTCAAGCATCATTTTTTCACTTTTCTTTCAATAAATTTAATATATGACTTATCCATAATTATAATTACTTATTAATTTGAGCTGATATAATGACTAAAAAAGCTATTGTATTCGATAACTCAGGAACATTATTGGAAAGGTTCAGGGTTATAAAGGATGTGTCTACAGGGGAATTTATTACTCATGTAAACTCTTTGGACTTGATTGACACTTGCTTGAATGCCGCACTTGTAGTTCTCCAATTCAATACAAGTCGTCTAAAGGACTTGGATCCAAATACATTGATAAGCGATTTTGTATTGGAAAACAACATAGAGTTTGACATCAGCTATTATTCAACAGAAGTTTCAAAAGAGGAAATCACAGCTATTCTGGAGAAGGATACAGCGGTCATCAAGGACATTACAGACACTTTCCCACTATTGAAGGAAAGGGTTCCACATATGGAATTATGCAACGGTTCAGCTGTCATTATAGACATTGCAGAAGAGAGAATAGCTTACACTATAACATCTGCTGGCCAATTGTTCGGCGGTGTCAAGGACACAATAGCCAAGCTTCAGGATAAGGACATAGATGTTTTCATTGCTTCAGGTGACAGATCTGGTGCTATCAAAAAGCTTGCAAACATCACTGGAATACCTGAAGACCATGCTTTTGCTACAGCAAGCACACATAGAAAAGCGGAAATTGTCTCAAAACTTCAGGATGAAGGCTATAAAGTCATGATGGTTGGTGATGGCCCAAATGACATTTTGGCATTTGAGCAAGCGGACAGCGCTGTTTTAACAACTGAACAGAAAGATGGCGATTTTCCAGATAAATTAAAAGGATATGCTGATTTTGTAATAGAAGACATTTCAGAAGTTCTTCAAATTGATTTTTAGACTAGCTATTTTAAGTTCTTATACCTAGCCAAATTTTTTCTATTTTTACTTATTTTCACTTAAGAAATCCTCTATTACCTTTTTGCTTTTCATCACATTATCGAAATTATTCAATTCAATGATTCCATTTTTCACATATTTCAATAAGTTCAAGTCAAGGGTACCGTCACCGATTGCTTGATGCTTATCCTTTATTCCATCATTGTCATTTATATGGTTATATAGGATATTAGGAATCTTGAAGAAACTTTCCTGATCTTCGCATGTATTGACATGGCCTAAATCTATTGTAATGTTACAACCTGTCTCATTGGTAAGGTTTTCCAATTCATAGGCACGGTTTCCAAGATAGGAAAAGCGTTCTGGCATGTTTTCTATGGATATTTTAGCTTCCTTGTCCTCTGCATAAGCCACCAGTTCATGGGTTGTTTCAGTCAAGAATTCTAGTGCCATATCCCTTAGGTACTTTTCAGGCCTTCCTATTTTACCAGGGTGCGCTGTAATTCCGATAGCACCTATCTCATCAGCAAGGTCAAGGCAATCCTTTGTCTGTTTCACAGACTCCTTACGTATTCCCGGATTAAGGCTTGCAAGGTTAATGTCAACATTCACTGCATGCATGTAGATATCCAAGTCATATGAGTGAAATACTTCAGTGATTTCCTTGTTTCCAAGCATTTCATCAGGTCTATATGGGCCTTCAGCCAATAGTTCAACACTATCAAAGCCATTTTCTACTGCTATATCAAGCATTTCATTTACATCTTTCATGAAAAGTGAAAGAAGTGAAAATCCTAATTTCATTTCAATCCCCGTGTTGTAATTTAGTATAAATTATTTTTTATTTAAATTAAAATTAGCTATTAAAAAATTTTTAAAATTTTCATCTTTTTCATTGATAGATAATGGAATCAATTAAGATTCCAATCATCTACCAATCCTTTGATTTATTGATGTTATGTGGATAATCATAATTTAGATTTAGTAAGTATCTTACAAATGATTAAACAATGTCCAAATTTCAGGATACTTTTCAGCTATTGCAGCATCTATCAAGTCTGATGCTTCACTGCTTATGCTGAATTCAGGTTCGGTTTTTCTCAAGTACCTTAGTACAGCTGCTGATTTTGCTGACCATAAAGTGATTCTTGGGTTTTTTTCCACAGTTTCGATGACTTCATCTACTAGTTTCTCTTCTTTTTCTGAGAGAAGACTACCAACTTCTTTTATATCATCAGAAGCTTCAATTATTTCACTACTTGCATCAGTTTCTTCATTTAAATTAACTGTAGAATCAATATTTTCTACACTTTTTTCTGAACTGATTTTTTCTTCAGTTTTTATCTCATCATCTTCCACTTTTTCATCGTCATTGAAGAAAACATTTGTGTACTCGGATGAGTCTTTAGGTTTTTCATCTTCAACATCTGCTGATTTTTCTAAAACTTGAAGTTCATCTTCACCATCAAATTCCTCTTCAACTTCTTCCACCAGTTCTTCAAATGTTTTTGACTCATCTTCGGATTCCCTTAATAAATCTTCAAGACTAATGCCCTCTTCGACTTCTGTCTCTTCGATCTTTGGAATCAATGAATCCAATCCTCTTCCTAATCCTGTATTCTTTTCCTTTTTAGCCATTTTACCAAACCCTTTCGTGTTTAAAATTTAAAATTTAATTATAATTCATAATCATCAAAATCATTGTTCTAAATCAATATATCCTCTCTTTATTTTCCATCTCTTTCCAATATTTCCTTAGCAAGTTTCAAGTAAGCTATTGCTCCTTTACTTTCTGGATCATAGACAATACATGGTTTTCCATAACTAGGAGCTTCTGCCAAACGTATGTTCCTTGGAATTACTGTATTGAATACATATTCCTTGTCCTTGAAGTATTTTTTTAGTTCGGAATAGACTTCCCTTCCTAACCGGGTTCTTGCATCATACAGTGTTAGAAGTATTCCCTTGATAGGTGTTGGGCTTCTTAATCTAGTTTCCACAAGCTTGATTGTATTCATTAAATCCGCTAATCCTTCAAGTGCAAAGTATTCCGCTTGAATTGGTATCAATACGCTGTCTGCTGCTATCAATGAATTTATTGTAATTATTCCTAGAGATGGTGGCAGGTCTATAATAATGTAATCAAAAATGCCTTTAATCGGTTCAAGTAAGTTTTTCAATGCTATATGATAGTTAGCTTCCTTGCTTAATTCCACTTCGATACCACTTAAGTCGATATTGCTTGGTAGTATGAATAGGTTTTCAATTTTAGTAGGAATTGTTGCTTTTTGAACGCTGCATTCGTTTACTAAAGCAGTGTATACTGTCTTCTTGATTTCTGTTTTATTTATCCCAAAACTTGTGGTAGCATTAGCTTGAGGATCCATGTCAACTACAAGCACTGCCTTTCCCATTGCAGCAAGTGATGTTGCCAAATTAACTACTGTTGTAGTCTTACCACATCCGCCTTTTTGATTCATTACGGCACTTAGAAGTTTTTTCTTAGCACTTATTAGTCACAACCTCATAGTTATTACTTATATATTATAATTTATAAGTTATACTATATAAGTTTTAAGTTATATCTTATTACTTTTACTTTATAATTTATCATTTATAAGTTTTTACTTTTAACTTATTTCTTATAATTTTATAAGTTATTAGTTATAACTTATAACTTATAACTAAAAATTATCATAAGAAATAAGAAAAATATAAGAAAAAATACCTAAAAATAGATGAAAATATTAGAAAAATTCATTAAAAAGAGAGAGAAGTTATCACTTATAAGTGATAACAAGAGTTTTTGTTTGTATAAAATCAGTATTCTATGTAAAAAACAATAAAAAATAAGAAAAAAATAATGGATAAGGAAATCTATTTTGAGTTTTCCATAGATCCATCCATATAACTTGCATAACCTTTAAAGTCCATTAAACCATGGCCAGAGAAGTTAACAACAATAGTTTTTTCTTCACCAGTTTCCTTACATTTTTTAGCTTCATCAATAGCTGCCTTGATTGCATGGTTTGTTTCAGGTGCTGGAATGATTCCTTCGCACATTGCAAACATTTTACCTGCTGCAAATACATCTCTTTGGTGAACAGCTACAGGTTTGATGTAGCCTAAGTCTCTAAGCAAGGACACTTGTGTGTTCATACCGTGGTATCTAAGTCCACCTGCATGTACAGAAGGAGCAACGAAGTTGTGTCCTAATGTAAACATCTTCAAGAGAGGAGTGAATCCAACTTCATCACCAAAGTCGTATCTGTATTCCCCTTGAGTCAAAGTAGGACATGCAGAAGGCTCTACAGCTATGAATTCAGTATCAGAATTGCCTTGGATCTTGTCTTTAATGAATGGGAACAATGACCCACCAAAGTTACTTCCTCCACCAACACAAGCAATCATAGTGTCTGGCTCTTCTTCAACTTTTTCAAGTTGCAATTTAATTTCCTGACCGATTGTAGTTTGATGCAAGATAACGTGGTTCAATACACTTCCTAATGTGTATTTTACCTTATCATCAGTCAAAGCATCCTCTACAGCTTCAGAAATAGCTATTCCAAGGGAACCTGGAGTGTCTGGATTTTCTGCAAGAACTTTTCTACCCACTTCAGTATGTTCACTTGGGGAAGCATGAACCTCTCCGTCATACAATTGCATGATTGTTTTTCTGAAAGGCTTTTGGTCATATGAAACCCTTACCATATAAACGGTACAATCGATTCCCATCATGGAAGCTGCAAGGGATAATGCAGTACCCCATTGTCCTGCACCGGTTTCTGTGGTAATTCTTTCAATGCCTTCCTTTTTAGCATAGTATGCTTGAGCTATTGCACTGTTTAGCTTGTGACTTCCTGTAGGAGATGTATCTTCCCGCTTATAATAGATTTTTGCGGGCGTATTAAGTTTTTCTTCCAATCCTCTTGCTCTAACTAAAGGAGTAGGTCTTCCTAATCTTTGGTAGAGTTCCCTTACTTCTTTTGGGATACTGATGTATCTGTCAGTAGCGAACTCTTGATTAAGACATTCGTTTACGAATATTTGAGGTAATGTGCTTATTTGATCCTTTCCTTCACTGTTTTTAGGAGCAGGAAGTTCTACAGGTAAATCAGCGTTAATATTGTACCATTTGGTTGGTACTTCGTCATTGGATAAATCAATTCTGTATTGCATAATATCACTTTTTGTTTTTTAAATAATCTATTGTAAAAATTTTTTAAGAATGTCCTTTAATCATTCTGTACTAATATTATGTATAATGTACTATATAAAGCTTTGTAGTACATATTTGTACATTAAAGAACTTAAATATTAATCTCTTTAAGTTATATTTCTACCATTATTTTTAAGAAAAAACAAATATTTAGGCATTATTTTTCACTTTAATGATTTTTATTCATTTTTTCATCAATTCAAAAAAATTTAAATATTTACAAAATAAATAAAAAACTATGAAAATTTTAGCTATTGATGTAGGAACCGGTACTGAAGACATTCTATTGTATGACAGTGAAAAAGAGATTGAAAATTCAATGAAATTGGTCATCCCTTCTCCTCATTTAACCATTGGCCAGATGATATCCGAATGCGAAAGTGACATTTACTTTGACGGCGTCATTATGGGTGGGGGAAAGATCAAGGATAGATGTCTTGAACATATGGAAAAAGGATATAAAGTTGCTTTTGAGGATTTGGCAGCAAGAACCATCCGTGACAATATAGATCAGGTAAAGTCATATGGGTTTGAAGTTGTTGAAGAAAATGCTTATGAAAAGGATTCTGCCTATTCAAATTATACAAAAATTTCATTAAAAGATGTGGATGTAAACCATTTGATTGAGATATTCTCTTCATTTGACCTAGACTTGAAGGTTGATGAGCTTATAGTGGCTGTTCAAGATCATGGATACAGTGAGGATATGGGGGATAGGGACTTTAGATTCGAGAAAATCAAGGAAAAGCTTCCAGAACCTAAAGAGCCTGAAACATTTGCAATGGAAGCTGAAAAAGTTCCTGAATACTTTACAAGGATGCAATCTGTAATAAAGTCATTAGCTAAAGATAATCCTGAATTTAAGCCGGTTCTCATGGATACAAAATTTGCATCAATCGCTGGTGTATGCTACGATAAGGAAGTTCTAAAGTTAAACAGCTTTGTTGTTATGGATATAGGAAACGGCCATACTACTGTAGCATCAATTGAAGACGGTAAAATACAAGGTGTATTCGAGCACCACACAAGAGATTTAACTTCTCAAAGACTTGAAGAACTCGTTTTAGCCCTTGCTGACGGAACAATTAAGCATGAGGATGTCCATGGTGAAGGAG includes these proteins:
- a CDS encoding HAD family hydrolase, with the translated sequence MTKKAIVFDNSGTLLERFRVIKDVSTGEFITHVNSLDLIDTCLNAALVVLQFNTSRLKDLDPNTLISDFVLENNIEFDISYYSTEVSKEEITAILEKDTAVIKDITDTFPLLKERVPHMELCNGSAVIIDIAEERIAYTITSAGQLFGGVKDTIAKLQDKDIDVFIASGDRSGAIKKLANITGIPEDHAFATASTHRKAEIVSKLQDEGYKVMMVGDGPNDILAFEQADSAVLTTEQKDGDFPDKLKGYADFVIEDISEVLQIDF
- a CDS encoding sugar phosphate isomerase/epimerase, which gives rise to MKLGFSLLSLFMKDVNEMLDIAVENGFDSVELLAEGPYRPDEMLGNKEITEVFHSYDLDIYMHAVNVDINLASLNPGIRKESVKQTKDCLDLADEIGAIGITAHPGKIGRPEKYLRDMALEFLTETTHELVAYAEDKEAKISIENMPERFSYLGNRAYELENLTNETGCNITIDLGHVNTCEDQESFFKIPNILYNHINDNDGIKDKHQAIGDGTLDLNLLKYVKNGIIELNNFDNVMKSKKVIEDFLSENK
- a CDS encoding AAA family ATPase: MAKKEKNTGLGRGLDSLIPKIEETEVEEGISLEDLLRESEDESKTFEELVEEVEEEFDGEDELQVLEKSADVEDEKPKDSSEYTNVFFNDDEKVEDDEIKTEEKISSEKSVENIDSTVNLNEETDASSEIIEASDDIKEVGSLLSEKEEKLVDEVIETVEKNPRITLWSAKSAAVLRYLRKTEPEFSISSEASDLIDAAIAEKYPEIWTLFNHL
- a CDS encoding ParA family protein, translating into MNQKGGCGKTTTVVNLATSLAAMGKAVLVVDMDPQANATTSFGINKTEIKKTVYTALVNECSVQKATIPTKIENLFILPSNIDLSGIEVELSKEANYHIALKNLLEPIKGIFDYIIIDLPPSLGIITINSLIAADSVLIPIQAEYFALEGLADLMNTIKLVETRLRSPTPIKGILLTLYDARTRLGREVYSELKKYFKDKEYVFNTVIPRNIRLAEAPSYGKPCIVYDPESKGAIAYLKLAKEILERDGK
- a CDS encoding TrpB-like pyridoxal phosphate-dependent enzyme, giving the protein MQYRIDLSNDEVPTKWYNINADLPVELPAPKNSEGKDQISTLPQIFVNECLNQEFATDRYISIPKEVRELYQRLGRPTPLVRARGLEEKLNTPAKIYYKREDTSPTGSHKLNSAIAQAYYAKKEGIERITTETGAGQWGTALSLAASMMGIDCTVYMVRVSYDQKPFRKTIMQLYDGEVHASPSEHTEVGRKVLAENPDTPGSLGIAISEAVEDALTDDKVKYTLGSVLNHVILHQTTIGQEIKLQLEKVEEEPDTMIACVGGGSNFGGSLFPFIKDKIQGNSDTEFIAVEPSACPTLTQGEYRYDFGDEVGFTPLLKMFTLGHNFVAPSVHAGGLRYHGMNTQVSLLRDLGYIKPVAVHQRDVFAAGKMFAMCEGIIPAPETNHAIKAAIDEAKKCKETGEEKTIVVNFSGHGLMDFKGYASYMDGSMENSK
- a CDS encoding DUF1786 domain-containing protein, giving the protein MKILAIDVGTGTEDILLYDSEKEIENSMKLVIPSPHLTIGQMISECESDIYFDGVIMGGGKIKDRCLEHMEKGYKVAFEDLAARTIRDNIDQVKSYGFEVVEENAYEKDSAYSNYTKISLKDVDVNHLIEIFSSFDLDLKVDELIVAVQDHGYSEDMGDRDFRFEKIKEKLPEPKEPETFAMEAEKVPEYFTRMQSVIKSLAKDNPEFKPVLMDTKFASIAGVCYDKEVLKLNSFVVMDIGNGHTTVASIEDGKIQGVFEHHTRDLTSQRLEELVLALADGTIKHEDVHGEGGHGAFALNPISKLEKVIVAGPKRALIEGTDLDYYHAAPGGDVMMTGTVGLVKSMEFLRKK